A region from the Ammospiza caudacuta isolate bAmmCau1 chromosome 4, bAmmCau1.pri, whole genome shotgun sequence genome encodes:
- the LARP7 gene encoding la-related protein 7 isoform X2 — protein MRRMTGMETETERDKAMEEESTEQKKEREKKKRSRVKQVLADIAKQVDFWFGDVNLHKDRFLREQIEKSRDGYVDISLLVSFNKMKKLTTDGKLIARAVKSSSVVELDLEGTRIRRRQPLGECPTDVDSRTVYVELLPKNVNHSWIERVFGKCGNVVYVSIPRYRSTGDPKGFAFVEFETKEQAEKAIEFLNNPPEEAPRKPGIFPKTVKNKPVPTLNSSDTTVVEEKKKKKKKKSKIKKESNAQAAAEPKESNTNNTTEAAPKSKRHRTPSECSEMEGTEPPKQPSKKEKRKWDRTESSEVTWESRPGKRKRTTSGDGETSAPKVKKTAEKDEVETIKEETTEVPKDSNVSTEEDKDKKDTSLSKSKRKHKKKHKERHKMEEEVIPLRVLSKTEWMDLKQEYLALQKASMASLKKTMSQIKPEPVGEMETESGVQKSENDKTTSEDCAPPAKANTMGPQFVSGVIVKIISSEPLPGRKQIKDALAVLAEVAYVDMLEGDTECHVRFKTPEDAQTVMKSHKEIQIKNNWKFEVLTGDHEQRYWQKILVDRQAKLNQPREKKRGTEKLIAKAERMRLEKTQQTSKHIRFTDDN, from the exons ATGCGCAG AATGACAGGAATGGAGACTGAAACAGAGAGAGACAAAGCCATGGAAGAAGAAAGCACCgagcagaagaaggaaagagagaagaagaagaggTCAAGAGTTAAGCAGGTGCTGGCAGATATAGCCAAGCAAGTGGATTTCTGGTTTGGTGATGTCAATCTCCACAAAGACAGATTTCTTCGAGAACAAATAGAGAAGTCCAGAGATGGGT atgTTGACATATCACTTCTTGTTTCTTTCAACAAGATGAAAAAGTTGACTACTGACGGCAAGCTGATCGCTCGGGCAGTTAAAAGTTCATCTGTTGTAGAG TTGGATTTGGAAGGAACCAGGATCAGGAGACGGCAGCCCCTGGGCGAGTGCCCCACGGACGTGGACAGTCGGACAGTCTATGTG gAGCTGCTTCCCAAGAACGTCAATCACAGCTGGATTGAGCGGGTGTTTGGGAAGTGTGGCAATGTCGTTTACGTCAGTATCCCCCGGTACAGGAGCACTGGGGATCCAAAGGGCTTTGCTTTTGTCGAATTTGAAACTAAAGAACAAGCAGAGAAAGCCATTGAG TTTTTGAATAATCCACCAGAAGAAGCACCACGGAAACctgggattttccccaaaacagTAAAGAATAAACCAGTTCCTACACTGAATTCAAGTGACACCACTGTAGTAG aagagaagaaaaagaagaaaaagaagaaatctaaAATCAAGAAAGAGAGTAAtgcacaggcagctgcagagccaaaGGAATCCAACACTAACAACACAACAGAGGCAGCACCCAAGTCTAAAAGGCACAGAACCCCCTCAGAGTGTTCTGAGATGGAGGGAACTGAGCCCCCCAAGCAGCCctccaaaaaggaaaagaggaaatgggaCAGAACAGAGAGCTCCGAGGTAACCTGGGAAAGCAGgccaggaaagagaaaaagaactaCCTCAGGAGATGGTGAGACATCAGCTCCAAAAGTCaagaaaactgctgaaaaagaTGAAGTTGAAAcaataaaagaagaaacaacAGAAGTTCCAAAAGATTCCAATG TTTCTACAGAAgaagacaaagacaaaaaagacACATCCCTTTCCAAATCtaaaaggaaacacaagaaaaaacacaaagagaGACACAAAATGGAGGAAGAAGTAATTCCCCTCCGGGTACTCTCCAA GACCGAATGGATGGATTTGAAGCAGGAATATTTGGCTCTGCAGAAAGCCAGTATGGCCTCCTTAAAGAAAACCATGTCTCAAATCAAACCTGAGCCCGTGGGAGAAATGGAGACGGAGTCTGGtgtgcagaaatctgaaaatgacaaaa CCACCAGTGAAGATTGTGCCCCTCCCGCCAAGGCCAACACAATGGGGCCTCAGTTTGTCAGCGGAGTAATTGTGAAGATCATTAGCAGCGAGCCCCTGCCGGGCAGGAAGCAGATCAAG GatgctctggcagtgctggctgaggTGGCTTATGTTGACATGCTGGAGGGGGACACCGAATGCCACGTCCGTTTCAAGACTCCTGAGGATGCACAGACTGTCATGAAATCACACAAAGAAATACAGATCAAAAACAACTGGAAATTCGAAGTTCTCACTG GTGACCACGAGCAGCGTTACTGGCAGAAGATTCTGGTGGACAGACAAGCTAAGCTGAACCAGCCTCGAGAAAAGAAGCGGGGTACAGAGAAG
- the LARP7 gene encoding la-related protein 7 isoform X3, with product MTGMETETERDKAMEEESTEQKKEREKKKRSRVKQVLADIAKQVDFWFGDVNLHKDRFLREQIEKSRDGYVDISLLVSFNKMKKLTTDGKLIARAVKSSSVVELDLEGTRIRRRQPLGECPTDVDSRTVYVELLPKNVNHSWIERVFGKCGNVVYVSIPRYRSTGDPKGFAFVEFETKEQAEKAIEFLNNPPEEAPRKPGIFPKTVKNKPVPTLNSSDTTVVEEKKKKKKKKSKIKKESNAQAAAEPKESNTNNTTEAAPKSKRHRTPSECSEMEGTEPPKQPSKKEKRKWDRTESSEVTWESRPGKRKRTTSGDGETSAPKVKKTAEKDEVETIKEETTEVPKDSNEVSTEEDKDKKDTSLSKSKRKHKKKHKERHKMEEEVIPLRVLSKTEWMDLKQEYLALQKASMASLKKTMSQIKPEPVGEMETESGVQKSENDKTTSEDCAPPAKANTMGPQFVSGVIVKIISSEPLPGRKQIKDALAVLAEVAYVDMLEGDTECHVRFKTPEDAQTVMKSHKEIQIKNNWKFEVLTGDHEQRYWQKILVDRQAKLNQPREKKRGTEKLIAKAERMRLEKTQQTSKHIRFTDDN from the exons ATGACAGGAATGGAGACTGAAACAGAGAGAGACAAAGCCATGGAAGAAGAAAGCACCgagcagaagaaggaaagagagaagaagaagaggTCAAGAGTTAAGCAGGTGCTGGCAGATATAGCCAAGCAAGTGGATTTCTGGTTTGGTGATGTCAATCTCCACAAAGACAGATTTCTTCGAGAACAAATAGAGAAGTCCAGAGATGGGT atgTTGACATATCACTTCTTGTTTCTTTCAACAAGATGAAAAAGTTGACTACTGACGGCAAGCTGATCGCTCGGGCAGTTAAAAGTTCATCTGTTGTAGAG TTGGATTTGGAAGGAACCAGGATCAGGAGACGGCAGCCCCTGGGCGAGTGCCCCACGGACGTGGACAGTCGGACAGTCTATGTG gAGCTGCTTCCCAAGAACGTCAATCACAGCTGGATTGAGCGGGTGTTTGGGAAGTGTGGCAATGTCGTTTACGTCAGTATCCCCCGGTACAGGAGCACTGGGGATCCAAAGGGCTTTGCTTTTGTCGAATTTGAAACTAAAGAACAAGCAGAGAAAGCCATTGAG TTTTTGAATAATCCACCAGAAGAAGCACCACGGAAACctgggattttccccaaaacagTAAAGAATAAACCAGTTCCTACACTGAATTCAAGTGACACCACTGTAGTAG aagagaagaaaaagaagaaaaagaagaaatctaaAATCAAGAAAGAGAGTAAtgcacaggcagctgcagagccaaaGGAATCCAACACTAACAACACAACAGAGGCAGCACCCAAGTCTAAAAGGCACAGAACCCCCTCAGAGTGTTCTGAGATGGAGGGAACTGAGCCCCCCAAGCAGCCctccaaaaaggaaaagaggaaatgggaCAGAACAGAGAGCTCCGAGGTAACCTGGGAAAGCAGgccaggaaagagaaaaagaactaCCTCAGGAGATGGTGAGACATCAGCTCCAAAAGTCaagaaaactgctgaaaaagaTGAAGTTGAAAcaataaaagaagaaacaacAGAAGTTCCAAAAGATTCCAATG AAGTTTCTACAGAAgaagacaaagacaaaaaagacACATCCCTTTCCAAATCtaaaaggaaacacaagaaaaaacacaaagagaGACACAAAATGGAGGAAGAAGTAATTCCCCTCCGGGTACTCTCCAA GACCGAATGGATGGATTTGAAGCAGGAATATTTGGCTCTGCAGAAAGCCAGTATGGCCTCCTTAAAGAAAACCATGTCTCAAATCAAACCTGAGCCCGTGGGAGAAATGGAGACGGAGTCTGGtgtgcagaaatctgaaaatgacaaaa CCACCAGTGAAGATTGTGCCCCTCCCGCCAAGGCCAACACAATGGGGCCTCAGTTTGTCAGCGGAGTAATTGTGAAGATCATTAGCAGCGAGCCCCTGCCGGGCAGGAAGCAGATCAAG GatgctctggcagtgctggctgaggTGGCTTATGTTGACATGCTGGAGGGGGACACCGAATGCCACGTCCGTTTCAAGACTCCTGAGGATGCACAGACTGTCATGAAATCACACAAAGAAATACAGATCAAAAACAACTGGAAATTCGAAGTTCTCACTG GTGACCACGAGCAGCGTTACTGGCAGAAGATTCTGGTGGACAGACAAGCTAAGCTGAACCAGCCTCGAGAAAAGAAGCGGGGTACAGAGAAG
- the LARP7 gene encoding la-related protein 7 isoform X1, translating to MRRMTGMETETERDKAMEEESTEQKKEREKKKRSRVKQVLADIAKQVDFWFGDVNLHKDRFLREQIEKSRDGYVDISLLVSFNKMKKLTTDGKLIARAVKSSSVVELDLEGTRIRRRQPLGECPTDVDSRTVYVELLPKNVNHSWIERVFGKCGNVVYVSIPRYRSTGDPKGFAFVEFETKEQAEKAIEFLNNPPEEAPRKPGIFPKTVKNKPVPTLNSSDTTVVEEKKKKKKKKSKIKKESNAQAAAEPKESNTNNTTEAAPKSKRHRTPSECSEMEGTEPPKQPSKKEKRKWDRTESSEVTWESRPGKRKRTTSGDGETSAPKVKKTAEKDEVETIKEETTEVPKDSNEVSTEEDKDKKDTSLSKSKRKHKKKHKERHKMEEEVIPLRVLSKTEWMDLKQEYLALQKASMASLKKTMSQIKPEPVGEMETESGVQKSENDKTTSEDCAPPAKANTMGPQFVSGVIVKIISSEPLPGRKQIKDALAVLAEVAYVDMLEGDTECHVRFKTPEDAQTVMKSHKEIQIKNNWKFEVLTGDHEQRYWQKILVDRQAKLNQPREKKRGTEKLIAKAERMRLEKTQQTSKHIRFTDDN from the exons ATGCGCAG AATGACAGGAATGGAGACTGAAACAGAGAGAGACAAAGCCATGGAAGAAGAAAGCACCgagcagaagaaggaaagagagaagaagaagaggTCAAGAGTTAAGCAGGTGCTGGCAGATATAGCCAAGCAAGTGGATTTCTGGTTTGGTGATGTCAATCTCCACAAAGACAGATTTCTTCGAGAACAAATAGAGAAGTCCAGAGATGGGT atgTTGACATATCACTTCTTGTTTCTTTCAACAAGATGAAAAAGTTGACTACTGACGGCAAGCTGATCGCTCGGGCAGTTAAAAGTTCATCTGTTGTAGAG TTGGATTTGGAAGGAACCAGGATCAGGAGACGGCAGCCCCTGGGCGAGTGCCCCACGGACGTGGACAGTCGGACAGTCTATGTG gAGCTGCTTCCCAAGAACGTCAATCACAGCTGGATTGAGCGGGTGTTTGGGAAGTGTGGCAATGTCGTTTACGTCAGTATCCCCCGGTACAGGAGCACTGGGGATCCAAAGGGCTTTGCTTTTGTCGAATTTGAAACTAAAGAACAAGCAGAGAAAGCCATTGAG TTTTTGAATAATCCACCAGAAGAAGCACCACGGAAACctgggattttccccaaaacagTAAAGAATAAACCAGTTCCTACACTGAATTCAAGTGACACCACTGTAGTAG aagagaagaaaaagaagaaaaagaagaaatctaaAATCAAGAAAGAGAGTAAtgcacaggcagctgcagagccaaaGGAATCCAACACTAACAACACAACAGAGGCAGCACCCAAGTCTAAAAGGCACAGAACCCCCTCAGAGTGTTCTGAGATGGAGGGAACTGAGCCCCCCAAGCAGCCctccaaaaaggaaaagaggaaatgggaCAGAACAGAGAGCTCCGAGGTAACCTGGGAAAGCAGgccaggaaagagaaaaagaactaCCTCAGGAGATGGTGAGACATCAGCTCCAAAAGTCaagaaaactgctgaaaaagaTGAAGTTGAAAcaataaaagaagaaacaacAGAAGTTCCAAAAGATTCCAATG AAGTTTCTACAGAAgaagacaaagacaaaaaagacACATCCCTTTCCAAATCtaaaaggaaacacaagaaaaaacacaaagagaGACACAAAATGGAGGAAGAAGTAATTCCCCTCCGGGTACTCTCCAA GACCGAATGGATGGATTTGAAGCAGGAATATTTGGCTCTGCAGAAAGCCAGTATGGCCTCCTTAAAGAAAACCATGTCTCAAATCAAACCTGAGCCCGTGGGAGAAATGGAGACGGAGTCTGGtgtgcagaaatctgaaaatgacaaaa CCACCAGTGAAGATTGTGCCCCTCCCGCCAAGGCCAACACAATGGGGCCTCAGTTTGTCAGCGGAGTAATTGTGAAGATCATTAGCAGCGAGCCCCTGCCGGGCAGGAAGCAGATCAAG GatgctctggcagtgctggctgaggTGGCTTATGTTGACATGCTGGAGGGGGACACCGAATGCCACGTCCGTTTCAAGACTCCTGAGGATGCACAGACTGTCATGAAATCACACAAAGAAATACAGATCAAAAACAACTGGAAATTCGAAGTTCTCACTG GTGACCACGAGCAGCGTTACTGGCAGAAGATTCTGGTGGACAGACAAGCTAAGCTGAACCAGCCTCGAGAAAAGAAGCGGGGTACAGAGAAG